The following are from one region of the Sphingomonas oryzagri genome:
- a CDS encoding glycosyltransferase family 4 protein codes for MKILHAVRQYPPGVGGIESYVSQLAALQVRAGHDVRVVTLDKIIDGDGHRLPLEDVQHGVTVMRVPFLGSRRYPLAPGALRHFRDADIIHVHGVEFFADFAALTGAVHGRPLVLSTHGGIFHTRFAWPLKMLWFRTITRATLRRYRFVLASSLQDHGMFAGIAGAKVKLVENAVDIDRFANASSAGARRMIYFGRLAPNKGLETLITWFAAVRRLAPEWSLTIAGKEMGTQIASLRALAVTLGVDQAVQFCREPDDATLRDLIAECSTFVCASRFEGFGIAAVEAIGAGLFPVLSEIAPFQRTIERCGQGLCLDFASSETARDFLIAFAAFSSRPPSPAQLRERLAPFRWERVLVETQTLYAKALQDRPDEQRPIAAPLSEPA; via the coding sequence GTGAAGATCCTTCATGCGGTCCGCCAGTATCCGCCGGGGGTGGGGGGCATCGAGAGCTATGTTTCCCAGCTCGCCGCCTTGCAGGTGCGCGCCGGGCATGATGTCCGTGTCGTCACGCTGGACAAGATCATCGATGGCGATGGCCATCGCCTGCCGTTGGAGGATGTGCAGCACGGCGTCACGGTGATGCGCGTGCCGTTCCTCGGATCGCGCCGCTACCCGCTGGCGCCCGGCGCGCTCCGGCATTTCCGAGATGCCGATATCATCCATGTGCATGGCGTGGAATTCTTCGCCGACTTTGCGGCGCTCACGGGCGCGGTCCACGGCCGGCCGCTCGTTCTTTCCACGCATGGCGGCATTTTCCACACGCGCTTCGCGTGGCCGCTCAAGATGCTCTGGTTTCGCACGATCACGCGCGCGACGCTGCGCCGCTATCGCTTCGTCCTGGCGTCGAGCCTGCAGGATCACGGGATGTTCGCCGGTATCGCCGGTGCGAAGGTGAAGCTGGTAGAAAATGCCGTGGATATCGATCGCTTCGCAAACGCTTCCAGCGCGGGTGCCAGGCGGATGATCTATTTTGGTCGGCTGGCGCCCAACAAGGGCCTCGAGACCTTGATCACATGGTTCGCCGCGGTTCGCCGGCTCGCGCCCGAATGGTCCCTGACCATAGCGGGTAAGGAGATGGGGACGCAGATCGCGTCGCTGCGCGCCCTCGCGGTCACACTCGGGGTCGATCAGGCTGTGCAATTCTGCAGAGAGCCGGATGATGCGACGCTGCGGGACTTGATCGCCGAATGCAGCACCTTCGTCTGTGCATCGCGCTTCGAGGGCTTCGGTATCGCCGCAGTCGAGGCGATCGGCGCGGGTCTGTTTCCGGTCCTGAGCGAGATCGCACCGTTTCAAAGGACTATCGAGCGTTGCGGCCAGGGCCTGTGCCTGGACTTCGCATCGAGCGAGACCGCACGGGATTTCCTCATCGCCTTCGCGGCCTTTTCAAGCCGGCCGCCGTCGCCCGCGCAATTGCGCGAGCGGCTCGCGCCGTTTCGCTGGGAGCGCGTGCTCGTCGAGACCCAGACTCTCTACGCGAAGGCGTTGCAGGATCGGCCGGACGAACAGCGCCCCATCGCGGCGCCGTTATCCGAGCCGGCGTGA
- a CDS encoding sugar transferase encodes MSENNPDAYDTVLIQALPPSRWDECAAAAAVSPLKRGLDFAIALAALLVALPILAVAAILIRASSDGPILFRQTRTGLHGTPFQILKFRTMYVTEDGDAIRHATRRDSRVTPVGAFLRATSIDELPQLINVLLGDMSLVGPRPHAVAHDRLYGTLLQDYARRFAVKPGITGLAQIRGLRGEIHGLSCMERRVRADCEYIERWSVGADIGILCRTLPLMVRDTHAY; translated from the coding sequence GTGAGCGAAAATAATCCTGACGCCTACGACACCGTGCTCATCCAGGCATTGCCGCCATCGCGGTGGGACGAATGCGCGGCGGCGGCGGCGGTGTCCCCGCTGAAGCGCGGGCTGGATTTCGCGATCGCGCTTGCCGCGCTATTGGTGGCACTGCCGATCCTGGCGGTCGCCGCGATCCTGATACGGGCCAGCAGCGATGGTCCCATCCTTTTCAGACAGACCAGGACCGGCCTGCACGGCACGCCGTTCCAGATCCTGAAATTCAGGACGATGTACGTCACAGAGGATGGCGACGCCATCCGTCACGCCACGCGACGGGATTCGCGGGTGACACCGGTCGGCGCCTTCCTCCGCGCGACGAGCATCGACGAATTGCCGCAACTGATCAACGTGCTGCTCGGCGACATGTCGCTGGTCGGCCCGAGGCCGCACGCGGTCGCGCACGACCGTCTCTACGGCACGCTCCTGCAGGATTATGCGAGGCGGTTCGCAGTGAAACCCGGTATCACCGGACTCGCGCAGATCCGGGGACTGCGCGGGGAGATCCACGGCCTCAGCTGCATGGAGCGGAGGGTTCGGGCCGACTGCGAATATATCGAGCGATGGAGCGTGGGGGCCGACATCGGCATTCTCTGCCGGACTCTGCCTCTCATGGTGCGCGACACCCATGCCTATTGA
- a CDS encoding Wzz/FepE/Etk N-terminal domain-containing protein: MLSHDMTAALKRRWKQVFAIFLATIALAIAGLALSQRSYTARASLLFDDRGPNPSVEENAAPSDSRSLLGTQADLIKSDAVAHRVIQSAGLATDPVVLAHWNEAKKSGPALQRQLTAELLAHLEVVPERDTNVLAVRFTAPDPKLAARIANAFAAEFVAARLQISTDAAKQYAAWFQARTTEVRTKLERAQTALTQFQSSHGMVSGNSLALEADRLSSLSTQLADAESAAADLRARAGPSVSQSPDVQSSLVVGSLRQQMATAEAKVAELSSTHGRNHPDMVAAQAELDKLRDKLVTETAAASQTVRVASSAASSRQAQLQGLVNSQRAKMLDMTGNQSQLDILQNEVNTAQKAYDGVAQRLDLMRLQSGLPTTNAQQVDRAFPPLLPTSPNIPIVMLFASLLGLAAGIIAALILEWRRPLIRTPEGMVHATGVVVLGNFQFSALKPARVLRLGGY, translated from the coding sequence ATGTTGTCTCACGACATGACCGCCGCGTTGAAGAGGCGCTGGAAACAGGTTTTTGCGATCTTTCTGGCGACCATCGCGCTCGCCATCGCGGGGCTCGCGCTGTCGCAGAGATCCTATACGGCGCGCGCGTCGCTTCTGTTCGACGACCGTGGTCCCAATCCGAGTGTGGAGGAGAATGCGGCACCATCGGACAGCCGTTCGCTGCTCGGAACGCAAGCCGACCTGATCAAGAGCGATGCGGTCGCACACCGCGTGATCCAGAGTGCTGGCCTCGCGACCGATCCCGTCGTCCTCGCTCATTGGAATGAAGCGAAAAAAAGCGGTCCGGCGCTCCAGAGACAGCTGACGGCAGAACTGCTCGCTCATCTCGAGGTCGTGCCCGAGCGGGACACGAACGTGCTGGCCGTGCGCTTCACGGCGCCGGACCCGAAGCTCGCCGCTCGTATCGCCAATGCCTTCGCCGCCGAATTCGTGGCCGCGCGGCTCCAGATCAGCACCGATGCCGCCAAGCAATATGCCGCCTGGTTCCAGGCGCGCACCACCGAGGTGCGTACGAAGCTGGAGCGTGCCCAGACCGCGCTCACCCAGTTTCAGAGTTCTCACGGCATGGTGTCGGGCAATTCGCTGGCGCTCGAGGCAGACAGGCTGAGCTCCCTCTCCACGCAGCTCGCCGATGCGGAAAGCGCGGCGGCCGATCTGCGTGCCCGTGCCGGCCCTTCCGTATCGCAATCGCCCGATGTCCAGTCGAGCCTCGTCGTTGGCAGCCTGCGTCAGCAAATGGCTACGGCCGAGGCGAAGGTCGCCGAGCTTTCGTCCACGCATGGCCGCAACCATCCGGACATGGTGGCCGCGCAGGCGGAACTGGACAAGCTGCGCGACAAGCTGGTCACGGAAACCGCCGCCGCCAGCCAGACGGTGCGGGTGGCGAGTTCGGCCGCATCCTCGCGGCAGGCCCAGCTTCAGGGGCTCGTCAATTCGCAGCGTGCGAAGATGCTCGACATGACGGGCAATCAGAGCCAGCTCGATATCCTGCAGAATGAGGTCAATACGGCGCAAAAGGCCTATGACGGGGTTGCGCAGCGCCTCGATCTGATGCGTTTGCAAAGCGGCCTGCCGACGACCAACGCGCAACAGGTCGATCGGGCGTTTCCGCCGTTGCTTCCCACCAGCCCGAACATCCCGATCGTCATGTTGTTCGCAAGCCTGCTGGGCCTCGCGGCCGGAATCATCGCCGCTTTGATCCTCGAATGGCGGCGCCCCCTCATCCGAACGCCCGAAGGAATGGTGCATGCCACCGGCGTGGTCGTCCTCGGCAATTTCCAGTTCAGCGCGCTCAAGCCGGCGCGAGTCCTGCGGTTGGGGGGATATTGA
- a CDS encoding ATP-binding protein, whose translation MAEQARLALQRPRSAGSVSLGTLLGTWWNWLLGTPRLPAIEHDYGRQNHAAEAPEALEAANVARARAAPDKGTRAITSRIVEAFDSAHPVRHRENLHGRDDKLESLCDAVLFGRQHAIIHGARGSGKTSLSQVFGDCADQQGAIVLYTACEAQASFADLIGAYIPFLPDSCVPLQDKATFRTERDNLPKDIGPRAIVDFLSCLAPDCQIILILDEFDRVTDPEVNDQVATLMKLLSDARSPVQFLLVGIARTVDEIIVAHPSLRRHLVPIPIGRISSQDTFALIEKGAARAGVQFSEDSRAEITAISCGSPYHAQLFCYVAALEAVRRKCDTIDLELTRIGMRRAFDTWSKLNPDDAALFGTLASGSDEQVEAVRAAALEAATHDCLAEDGPGVRLLGPALLQDHEAGRFYFRDSAAPQLLLAMLASGAGRADDGR comes from the coding sequence GTGGCTGAGCAGGCGAGACTTGCGCTTCAGCGGCCGCGTTCGGCTGGATCGGTATCCCTGGGGACCCTCCTTGGGACATGGTGGAACTGGCTGCTGGGAACGCCACGCCTTCCGGCCATCGAACATGACTACGGCCGGCAGAACCATGCCGCAGAGGCCCCGGAGGCCCTTGAAGCGGCGAACGTCGCCCGTGCGCGCGCGGCGCCCGATAAGGGGACGCGCGCCATCACCTCGCGGATCGTCGAAGCCTTCGACTCCGCGCATCCGGTACGGCATCGCGAAAATCTCCATGGCCGCGACGACAAGCTGGAGTCGCTATGCGACGCGGTCCTGTTCGGGCGGCAACATGCCATCATCCACGGTGCCAGAGGATCCGGAAAGACATCTCTGTCGCAGGTGTTCGGCGACTGCGCGGATCAACAGGGCGCAATCGTGCTCTACACGGCGTGCGAAGCGCAAGCGTCGTTCGCGGATCTGATCGGCGCCTACATCCCTTTCCTGCCCGATTCCTGCGTGCCGCTCCAGGACAAGGCGACGTTCCGGACGGAACGGGATAATCTGCCAAAAGACATAGGCCCCCGAGCGATCGTCGATTTCCTGTCCTGTCTCGCGCCGGATTGCCAGATCATCCTGATCCTGGATGAATTCGATCGCGTCACGGATCCGGAGGTCAACGATCAGGTCGCGACCTTGATGAAGCTGTTGTCGGACGCGCGCTCGCCAGTGCAGTTTCTGCTGGTGGGTATCGCCCGCACGGTGGATGAGATCATCGTCGCTCATCCCTCGCTTCGCCGGCATCTGGTGCCGATACCGATCGGCCGGATATCGTCCCAGGATACTTTCGCGTTGATCGAGAAGGGCGCCGCGCGCGCCGGCGTGCAGTTCAGCGAGGACAGCAGAGCGGAAATCACGGCGATCTCCTGCGGGTCGCCGTATCATGCACAGCTATTTTGCTATGTCGCCGCGCTCGAAGCGGTGCGACGCAAGTGCGACACCATCGACCTGGAGCTGACCCGGATCGGCATGCGGCGCGCTTTCGACACATGGTCGAAGCTCAATCCGGACGATGCCGCGCTGTTCGGCACGCTCGCTTCCGGCAGCGACGAGCAGGTGGAGGCCGTGCGTGCCGCCGCACTGGAAGCCGCGACCCACGATTGCCTGGCCGAGGATGGCCCCGGAGTTCGTCTGCTTGGTCCGGCACTGCTTCAGGATCACGAGGCGGGCAGGTTCTATTTCCGGGACAGCGCGGCGCCGCAATTGTTGCTGGCGATGCTCGCAAGCGGGGCGGGCCGTGCGGACGACGGCCGGTGA
- a CDS encoding Gfo/Idh/MocA family protein, translated as MIVQYDVALIGLGKMGISHLAIANATPGIKVSAIVDSSSMIGNLVGKYCSIPFFDTFERAIDLPGLQGVIIATPTRLHEHMIRQAMARGLHVFCEKPMTLNASTSFELASEAAERGLTCQVGYHNRFVGTFAEAKRLLDVGAIGRIRHVHAEAYGPVVLKPAARTWRSKATEGGGCLYDYAAHPINLMNWYAGTPIACAGAQLEQQWSDDVDDAVYANLTFGNGISGQVSVNWADETARKMSTRMTIWGDGGKITVDRQEIQVFIGASGTPQPGYPGGWSIKYLTELSPHPGYYLRGEEYSLQIESFARAIARSDGGSDNDFASAAVTDYTLEMIRSASKGAARTAHAVHTAHTVQPSEVSRPKLRTFWRAAAK; from the coding sequence ATGATCGTCCAATATGATGTCGCGCTGATCGGCCTTGGCAAAATGGGCATTTCCCACCTGGCGATCGCCAATGCGACGCCTGGAATCAAGGTGAGCGCCATCGTGGACAGTTCCTCGATGATCGGGAATCTCGTGGGGAAATACTGCTCGATCCCTTTTTTCGACACGTTCGAGCGCGCAATCGATCTTCCCGGCCTGCAGGGCGTGATCATCGCGACGCCGACGCGCCTTCACGAGCATATGATCAGGCAGGCGATGGCGCGCGGGCTCCATGTCTTCTGCGAGAAGCCGATGACCCTGAACGCATCGACGAGTTTCGAGCTTGCCTCCGAGGCGGCCGAGCGGGGTTTGACCTGCCAGGTCGGCTATCACAACCGCTTCGTCGGCACCTTCGCCGAGGCAAAACGGCTACTGGATGTCGGCGCGATCGGTCGGATCCGACACGTCCACGCCGAGGCCTATGGGCCGGTGGTCCTGAAACCCGCAGCGCGGACGTGGCGCAGCAAGGCGACCGAGGGCGGAGGGTGCCTCTACGATTACGCGGCCCATCCGATCAATCTGATGAACTGGTACGCCGGCACCCCGATCGCCTGTGCGGGCGCGCAGCTCGAGCAGCAATGGTCGGACGACGTCGATGATGCCGTCTACGCCAACCTGACGTTCGGCAACGGCATCTCCGGCCAGGTCTCGGTCAATTGGGCAGATGAAACGGCCCGAAAGATGTCGACACGGATGACGATATGGGGCGACGGCGGTAAAATCACGGTCGATCGCCAGGAAATCCAGGTCTTCATCGGCGCGAGCGGCACCCCGCAGCCGGGCTATCCGGGCGGCTGGTCGATCAAATATCTGACCGAGCTCAGTCCGCACCCAGGTTATTATCTGCGCGGCGAGGAATACTCGCTTCAGATCGAGAGTTTCGCGCGGGCGATCGCCCGCAGCGACGGGGGCAGCGACAATGATTTCGCGAGCGCGGCGGTGACCGACTACACGCTCGAGATGATCCGCTCCGCTTCCAAGGGGGCGGCCCGGACGGCGCATGCCGTGCACACCGCGCACACTGTGCAACCGTCGGAGGTGTCGCGACCGAAGCTGCGCACGTTCTGGCGGGCGGCCGCCAAATGA
- a CDS encoding glycosyltransferase — translation MIFASVGSMLPFDRLTRAVDEWAGANPSTPVFLQIGAGQYVPRHAQWARMVPHEDYLLRLRQCDLFVAHVGIGSIVQALEIGTRMIMLPRLASLGEHTTEHQLHTAARFGDSPGLTIVDDTQALQGAMSEFAGQPLAHERRIAAFAPPQMTDRIRLFINGAL, via the coding sequence ATGATCTTCGCGTCCGTCGGATCCATGCTGCCGTTCGACAGGCTGACGCGCGCCGTCGACGAATGGGCGGGTGCGAACCCGTCCACGCCGGTGTTCCTGCAGATCGGCGCGGGACAGTATGTGCCCAGACATGCGCAATGGGCGCGCATGGTGCCGCACGAAGACTATCTCCTTCGCCTCAGGCAGTGCGACCTGTTCGTCGCCCATGTCGGCATCGGCTCGATCGTCCAGGCGCTCGAAATCGGCACCCGCATGATCATGCTGCCGAGGCTGGCCAGCCTCGGCGAGCACACCACCGAGCATCAATTGCACACAGCGGCGCGTTTCGGAGATTCGCCGGGCCTGACGATCGTGGACGATACCCAGGCGCTGCAGGGTGCGATGAGCGAGTTCGCCGGGCAACCGCTGGCGCATGAACGCCGGATCGCGGCTTTCGCGCCGCCTCAGATGACGGACCGGATCAGGCTTTTCATCAATGGCGCGCTGTAA
- a CDS encoding outer membrane beta-barrel protein, producing MTVERRVRRASAGLLATVGMAAFATAPVRAQEATLPQLDPVTTPIIEEGGVELDVTRRHRSEFDPRGIPVGSWTLLPSVAAHLGYDSNLYGAQMGKRSGGFVEVEPAIGLRSNFSGGSVTMQADGRFRRFFDQSPADETSYNAALDGRYDVSGTASLDAGGSFGQLIERRDSSGFPDGVVEPVRFLQANGYVRGRYEPGNLRAIASIDYTHFDFRDATTIGADGTATRLDQRVRNHGIARANLNTAYAITPDLGIFVQGTASMIRYSRAEIAPGIPNLDANDYTALVGVTLGRGQIMRGSIGVGYNWRDYKAGSLGHIGGIAFSADLKYFMTPLVTISITGSRTLEEAVVQNAAAGPVIVTKASGLVDTVVSMRADYELLRPLILNAGVTVRRANFRNDPRRDTVIEASVGATHHMSRALALDVSASYLDRKVRGDPNALSYDDFNIRLGVRLSL from the coding sequence ATGACCGTAGAACGCCGGGTACGGCGCGCGTCCGCAGGCCTGCTGGCCACCGTTGGCATGGCGGCCTTCGCGACCGCACCGGTGCGTGCGCAGGAGGCGACGCTTCCGCAGCTCGATCCGGTTACCACCCCGATCATCGAAGAAGGCGGGGTCGAGCTCGACGTGACGCGCCGCCACCGCAGCGAATTCGATCCGCGCGGCATTCCGGTCGGAAGCTGGACCCTCCTGCCCTCGGTCGCGGCGCATCTCGGTTATGACAGCAATCTCTATGGCGCCCAGATGGGCAAAAGGTCCGGCGGCTTCGTCGAGGTCGAACCGGCCATCGGCCTGCGATCCAATTTCTCCGGCGGAAGCGTCACGATGCAGGCCGATGGCCGCTTCAGGCGCTTCTTCGATCAATCGCCGGCCGATGAAACCAGCTACAATGCCGCCCTCGACGGTCGATATGATGTGTCAGGCACTGCCAGCCTCGATGCCGGCGGCTCGTTCGGGCAACTGATCGAACGCCGCGATTCCAGCGGCTTCCCCGACGGTGTGGTCGAGCCGGTCCGGTTCCTGCAAGCGAACGGATATGTGCGGGGTCGATACGAGCCGGGAAATCTCCGGGCGATCGCCTCGATCGACTACACGCACTTCGATTTCCGCGATGCGACGACAATCGGCGCCGATGGGACCGCCACCCGCCTCGATCAGAGGGTTCGCAACCACGGGATTGCACGCGCGAACCTCAACACCGCCTATGCGATCACCCCGGATCTCGGCATCTTCGTCCAGGGCACCGCGTCGATGATCCGCTACAGCAGGGCGGAGATCGCGCCCGGCATTCCCAATCTCGACGCCAATGACTATACCGCGCTTGTCGGCGTGACGCTTGGCAGAGGCCAAATCATGCGCGGCTCGATCGGCGTCGGGTACAACTGGCGCGACTACAAGGCAGGATCGCTGGGCCATATTGGCGGCATCGCCTTCAGCGCCGACCTGAAATATTTCATGACTCCGCTCGTCACGATCTCGATCACGGGTTCACGCACGCTTGAGGAAGCGGTCGTCCAGAACGCCGCTGCCGGCCCGGTGATCGTGACGAAGGCGAGCGGACTGGTCGATACGGTCGTGTCGATGCGCGCCGATTACGAGTTGCTCCGCCCGCTGATCCTCAATGCCGGCGTGACCGTTCGCCGCGCGAATTTCCGGAACGATCCGCGCCGCGACACCGTAATCGAGGCGAGCGTGGGTGCGACCCATCATATGAGCCGCGCCCTCGCGTTGGACGTCAGCGCATCCTATCTCGACCGGAAGGTCAGGGGCGATCCCAACGCATTGAGCTACGATGACTTCAACATCAGGCTCGGCGTGCGGTTAAGCCTTTGA
- a CDS encoding oligosaccharide flippase family protein, with the protein MTGRTRSTGSSTFWAVIGQGAGQGLSLLTFLVIARFVSKENFGIVAVCLATMECLRRVLIDPLSSAVAAKPGVQRRDFDVCFTLSAILSGVVTPCMIIFAPGIARLIGSPEAGAALRPVALILLAFGLAGTHGAWLVRGMHFRALALRSIASVVIGGAVGIALALHGFELWSLIFQQLTINVVNLVVLWSASDWRPRWILNWRDTKNAVLGARHISFAAIWNTLANDADIFFASAFFGPAGAGIYNAGKRIMLSATLVLVNTISAVTVPMLANIEHHRDRGASFLSYLRLTSVATAPAFAGLAAAAPDLVATILGPNWSAVAPVLVGLAAGGYALSLGQFATSALLVGQRSHIDSLVSAIAAMSNIVVFFLAVHRGPAALAAAASMTALLVTPVRMRFAIVHLDLSWRDIAYALFPSVVASLAMAALIWGLHGMLPQDWSPTIRLALIIGAGIGFYGLWLRLFAPGLFQMLVDIAVSLVGERSPRRDIEPG; encoded by the coding sequence ATGACCGGCCGTACCCGGAGCACGGGAAGCAGCACATTCTGGGCGGTGATCGGCCAAGGAGCAGGACAGGGGCTGTCGTTGCTTACCTTCCTGGTGATCGCGCGCTTCGTATCCAAGGAGAATTTCGGAATCGTCGCGGTCTGCCTCGCGACCATGGAATGCCTGCGCCGCGTCCTGATCGATCCCCTGTCGAGCGCGGTGGCGGCCAAGCCCGGTGTCCAACGGCGCGATTTCGACGTCTGTTTCACCCTGTCCGCGATCCTGTCCGGCGTGGTTACGCCCTGCATGATCATCTTCGCGCCAGGGATCGCGCGCCTCATCGGTAGCCCCGAAGCCGGCGCGGCGCTCAGGCCGGTCGCGCTCATCCTTCTCGCCTTCGGCCTGGCCGGAACCCATGGGGCGTGGCTCGTGCGCGGCATGCATTTCCGGGCGCTGGCGCTCCGATCGATCGCGTCCGTCGTCATAGGCGGCGCAGTCGGTATTGCACTCGCCCTCCACGGTTTTGAGCTGTGGAGCCTGATCTTCCAGCAACTGACCATCAACGTGGTGAACCTGGTGGTGTTGTGGAGCGCGTCCGACTGGCGGCCGCGCTGGATCCTGAACTGGCGGGATACGAAAAATGCCGTCCTGGGGGCACGGCATATCTCCTTCGCTGCGATCTGGAACACGCTTGCCAACGATGCCGACATCTTCTTCGCATCCGCTTTTTTCGGGCCGGCCGGTGCGGGCATCTACAATGCCGGAAAGCGTATCATGCTCTCGGCGACACTCGTCCTCGTCAACACGATATCGGCCGTTACCGTGCCCATGCTCGCCAATATCGAGCATCATCGTGATCGCGGCGCATCGTTCCTGAGCTATTTGCGACTGACCAGCGTGGCGACTGCTCCGGCCTTTGCCGGCTTGGCGGCGGCGGCGCCGGATCTCGTCGCCACTATTCTCGGCCCGAACTGGTCGGCCGTCGCGCCGGTACTCGTCGGTCTGGCGGCGGGTGGCTATGCGCTGTCCCTCGGTCAGTTCGCGACGTCGGCGCTCCTCGTCGGACAACGATCGCATATCGATTCCCTGGTGTCTGCGATCGCCGCAATGAGCAACATCGTGGTCTTTTTCCTGGCTGTCCATCGAGGCCCCGCCGCGCTCGCCGCCGCGGCCTCGATGACGGCCCTGCTGGTGACGCCTGTCCGGATGCGCTTCGCCATCGTCCACCTCGATCTGAGTTGGCGGGACATCGCATACGCGCTGTTTCCGTCCGTCGTTGCCTCGCTGGCGATGGCAGCGCTGATCTGGGGATTGCACGGGATGCTCCCGCAGGACTGGTCGCCGACGATCCGGCTTGCGCTGATCATCGGCGCAGGCATCGGCTTCTACGGGCTGTGGTTGAGGCTGTTCGCCCCTGGCTTGTTCCAGATGCTTGTCGACATCGCGGTCTCCCTTGTCGGGGAGCGCAGCCCGAGGCGTGACATCGAGCCGGGATGA
- a CDS encoding response regulator transcription factor: protein MRSQIEISLLGQVPISLEGLGRILNEHGFSIVDTGSDLSSLKLRGEAEEGVCHVLLIDGMVDTMGPDFVTMAAKAFPSSRIAVLSDRFDLEVMIECFRAGCHAFMIKDISSLALVASLRLVAMGEKVMPSGLVEALPDSAHPSAHGNGINHSFTAVGLSTREVEILACLVAGYSNKIISRQLGISEATVKVHVKAILRKVGVQNRTQAAIWAMGENVPSADKESCDAECTGHCHNGDS from the coding sequence ATGCGATCTCAGATCGAGATATCCTTGTTGGGTCAGGTGCCCATCTCTTTGGAAGGGCTTGGCCGGATACTGAACGAACACGGCTTCTCCATCGTCGACACGGGTTCCGATCTTTCCAGTCTCAAGCTCCGGGGGGAAGCTGAGGAGGGGGTATGTCATGTCCTGTTGATCGACGGCATGGTGGACACGATGGGGCCGGATTTCGTGACCATGGCGGCGAAAGCCTTCCCGTCATCGAGAATTGCCGTGCTTTCCGACAGGTTTGACCTCGAGGTGATGATCGAGTGCTTCCGGGCAGGCTGCCACGCCTTCATGATCAAGGATATCTCTTCTCTCGCGCTGGTCGCTTCGTTGCGCCTCGTCGCGATGGGCGAGAAAGTGATGCCTTCGGGCCTTGTCGAGGCGCTACCCGATAGTGCGCATCCGTCAGCCCACGGCAACGGGATCAACCACTCCTTTACGGCGGTGGGCTTGTCCACCCGCGAGGTCGAGATCCTGGCCTGCCTCGTCGCCGGCTATTCCAACAAGATCATTTCGCGGCAGCTCGGCATCAGCGAGGCGACGGTGAAGGTTCACGTCAAGGCCATTCTCCGCAAGGTCGGCGTTCAGAACCGGACCCAGGCCGCGATCTGGGCAATGGGCGAGAATGTCCCGTCCGCCGACAAGGAATCATGCGATGCCGAGTGCACAGGCCACTGTCACAATGGCGATTCTTAA
- a CDS encoding VOC family protein, which yields MQMFGNYVLHHVGVIFPTITDAEDFIALMNLAEDYRGRVDQWDCLCIFTKPASGAAIELVIPAGGPLQRFNKGAGGVHHYAYEVADIGLASRDCESRGMNMLLPAPIKGAGDFLCNFIAPLSLRGVQIELVQPIRS from the coding sequence ATGCAAATGTTCGGAAACTATGTGCTCCATCATGTCGGCGTGATCTTCCCTACGATCACGGATGCCGAAGATTTCATCGCACTGATGAACCTCGCGGAGGATTATCGCGGACGCGTCGATCAGTGGGACTGCCTGTGCATCTTCACGAAACCGGCCTCCGGTGCCGCGATCGAACTGGTGATACCCGCAGGCGGGCCCCTTCAACGGTTCAACAAGGGCGCCGGCGGCGTCCACCATTATGCCTACGAGGTCGCGGATATCGGGCTTGCCAGCCGCGATTGCGAATCGCGCGGCATGAACATGCTGCTGCCCGCACCCATCAAGGGCGCGGGCGATTTCCTGTGCAATTTCATCGCTCCGCTATCGCTTCGCGGCGTACAGATCGAACTCGTCCAGCCAATACGGTCATGA